The Myotis daubentonii chromosome 1, mMyoDau2.1, whole genome shotgun sequence genome includes the window attcctttttttaaggtGAGGGATGTGACAGCATGTTTGTTGGAACTGATGGAAATGCTCCAGCAGATAAGGAACATTTGATGACGAttaagagagagaataaaagaaagGGGACACGACCTAGTGCTGGAGTGGAGGGACTGTCTCAAACAGGGAACTGACAGTTCCCCATTTTTAAGCAAAGTGGGGGCGGTGACGGACTCGGTGGGAACAGGCGAGGAGCCTTGATTGCTTCTACTCAAACACTTACACAGACAAGCTCAGCGGCTGGGGGTAAGGAGCAGGCGGCTACAGTGGAAGGCTGGAGGGCTGGGAAGTGAGGACTGCAGGAGGGTGAACGTcttgtgcagtggttctcaaccttcctgatgccgcgaccctttaatacagttcctcgtgttgtggtgacccccaaccataaaattattttcgttgctatttcataactgtaatttcactactgttatgaatcgtcatgtaaatatctgatatgcaggatgtattttcattgttacaaactgaacataattaaagcatagtgattaatcacaaaaacagtatgtaattatatatgtgttttccgatggtcttaggcgacccctgtgaaagggtcgttggacccccaggttgagaaccgctgcgttagTGGGCAAGAATCAAAAGTGAGAGACAATGTGCCCGGTTCCGCTTTTCTCCGGCACTTTCGGCTGCCCTGGGTGCAGGTGTGAAACAGGAAAGAGTTTAAACAGGTTGGTGAACAAGCAAGAGTGAAGGATGGGGAAAGGGACAAAGAAAAATGGAGTATGACATTTAAATGGataaggagggaagggaaagtgaTAGTAAAAGGGCGGTAGGACCCCGGAGTTGTTGGACCAGGGTTCTCATTCCTCCTCCATCTGGGAGCTCCCCCGCCCGCACATCCTTCCTCGGGGAAGTGTGGGTGAACCTCCTCGATCTCTGAACCACAGTCCACTCCACCCGCTTTCTCGGGGAGTGTTCACAGCAGCGGAAAGCGcggccccccgccgccgcccctccCATTCTGCCCCCACCTCTAGGGGGTGAGGGCCGGGCTGTCTCCGCGGGCGGCCCTTCCCGGACTCACTGTTGGGGCCGCTGTTGGGCGTCGCTAACCGCCGGCGAAGCACTTCTTTCCAGTCCATGACTGACTCCCGCCCAGCAGCTCCGGCATCAACTAATCGCTACCCCCGCCACCAGCTCAGACATCAACCCGCCGCCAGCCTCCGAGAGGCTGCGGAGGCCgcccggccgccatcttggactCGGGCGGAAGTCGGCTGAGGAGGCGAAACGGGGAATGTGGTCACTGCGGAGAACGCGGCGGTCCCACCAACAGCGGGGAAAGCTGGCGGGAGAAAAGGTGGAAAATTACGTCCTTAAGGCAGCTTCCCAATCGCACAGCGCCAGGTTGTAAAGGTGCAGGATAGGGGAGCCCGTACTTTTAGTTCATCTTGGGCCTTGGCGCGTGTGCACCACGTGACTCAGGAGTCCCTTGGCGTTTCCGGGAAGCGTTTTCTCCACAATTTCTTCTTATTGTTCCTTGAGGATATATGGAGGCCCTAAGGTTCCCCTAAATGTAGTAGACGCCTTGATCAGCCCCCGTAGGCTCCCTCTGCCACTAAAATCACTAAAAGCTTCAAAGCCGCCTTTCTCTCGCcgccaggcctggcccagctcagcCACGCCCCCGCGGCGGGGCCGTCGCGGTGCATTGTGGACCCGGTAGTTTCCGCCGCGGTTATGGTCGCGTTCACAAAGCGTGCGCGCTGCGGTGAGTTGTTGAATGAAGTGAACTGGGTTTGTGATGGATCTGTGCGCTGTAGGCGGAGCCCTTGGTGGCCCCCTCCCTTACCTGAGCTGTTGGCCcgctctcccccgcctcccccagcccaTTCCCTGGCCTTCGGGTTTGGGGGTCTGGGGACAGTTATGCGGAGCCCGGGCCCCTAGCCTGCTCTCGCCGCTGCCCTTGCTGCTGGTGGGGCTGGGCCTCTGGGCTCGACTTTACGCCTCCCCTTCAGCGAGGCAGCCATGGGATCCGATCCCGTTTCAAGGACGGTTGTGATTCCCGTGAGTGAAACTGGGCGGCCCTCCTTGTGCTCTTTCCTCAGGTTCGCGGACTGCACTGTAACCGGCACCAGACATTGCTGCCCCGGTTCTGCGGACTGCGACGGAGATCGGATGCCCCCggatcaacattttttttttttttaaagggagaaaacTCATAAGACTTCATTGCTATTAAGTAGCCTCAAAAGCAGAGCCTTGGTTTTTCTGAGAAATTgaaaatcatcttttaaaaagttgcGCTTCAACtcgtcccctcacccccaccccctaattCCTTAATTATGCGGTAGAAGTAGGGGCTTTTCTTCACCATCTGCTGATCTCACTGCATAATGACTTTCTGTTTCACTGGCATTAGAAGCTTTCCGAAGCTTTGGAAAAACAACCCATACCTTGGAGTAGTAGGCCCAGGACACTCTTAtaactttttctttctgaaagacTGTTATGGCATCAGGAACCAGCCGAAGTTCTTTTCTCTTAATACAGTGTCTCCACAAAATACCAAAGCAATAAATCTGATTGCCAAGGCCAGATATCGCAGAAAAGATGAGGGCAGTAATAAAGTTTCTTCTGAGTTTCCTCACCTTTTTGCAGCTGGAGCGGCTAAGAAGAGATCTCAAATGAATCCTCAGAGTCACGATCATGCCTTGCCACCGGAGAGAAACAGTATTCAGCTCCCAACACAACCTTTGAATTCAGAGCAGTGGGATAAACTTAAAGAAGATTTCAAAGGGAGAGCTAATTTTGAAGATTGGATCATTGCACGGATGATTACCTACAATAGCTCTATAGATGTGGCCAAATCTTTGCTGGCCTGGGTAGCTGCAAAAAACAATGGTATTGTAAGCTATAATTTGCTGGTCAGGtatctgtgtctctgtgtctttcATAAGCAGACATCAGAAGTTTTTGATGTCTACGAAATCTTGAAAGCCAGATACAAGAGTTTAGAATCTTCGGCAAGCACTCTTCTCATCCGAGGATTGATCCACTCAGACAGATGGAGAGAGGCCTTGCTGCTGTTAGAGGACATCAAAAAAGTCATGATCCCTTCAAAAAAGAATTATGGTGACTGTATCCAGGGAGCCCTCCTTCATCAAGATGTAAACACAGCTTGGAATTTGTTTCAGGAATTGTTAGATCATGATCTTATTCCCATGATGGAAACTTTAAAAGCCTTCTTTGATTTTGGAAAAGACATAAAAGATGATCAATATTCAAAGAAACTGCTAGACATTCTTTTGTATCTAAGAAATAATCAGCTATATCCTGGGGAATCATTTGCACACAGTATAAAAACATGGTTTGAGAGgtaattttgatttttctttttctgtatgtttttattttaatacctaTATAGCCACCTTTTTTATTGGTTGCTGAGATTATTCAGATTATAGTACCTTTTCCATCTCTTATTAAGATTTGTTTCCCTTTAAGACAAaatcttctttctctaaaaaaagcaGCATAAACAAATTGTGTTAATCTCTACTCATCACATTAAAGGGAAATTATAGAGAATTTgtagttttatgtatttttctatttagaaGGATCTGGCAAGATGTAAGTACTTATGAATAGCACTTGTGGCTGGAGTTTATAGCAAGAAAACGAGCTGTCTGGGTCGTATTAGTATTTTCAGAAGTTCTGAAACCTAGTGACTGGTATGATGTGTTCTGTTTAATCTATGCATTTTTATCAACTTGGATGGTTAGAGTGGAGGGGGAGATCCTGATCAAACCTGATATGTAAGCATTAGCATGAAAAATCTTCATCCATACAGTTCATTTTAGATCTTTCTATCATTAAACTGCGCGCTCCAAAGCTCTTCAatgtctttcttttgcttttctttaagtTACTGACTCCGTGCCTATTTATTGCTTCAGTCTTTAACTTTCTCATTTCTTCACCATTCATTTGCTTCAGGCTATTTCCtcaaattttattccttttctctcattttttgtccccctcccctctttttcTACTATATATCATcagtatatatagagagagaaacatccatgtgagagagacaaatcaattgggctccagatggagcctgcaaccaaggtcccaTAATCAAACCgtcaacccttcagtccaagggctgacactctacccactgagccaaacttacTAGGGctgaattatcttatttaataaacTTATTGAATATCAACAGAGGCACTAGATTGTGAAAAATCTTTGCAAGGATTTTAGATTTTAATTCTGTTATCAAGAGTGTTGGTCTAGGAGTGGAGTTTTAGAACGGTAACTGCCAAAACAGTGAGAAAAGAAGTTTGGAGAGGggttaaaattgaaaacaaatatgTTTGGAGGCAATTAAGGTTTGAATGAGAGATTATGAGATTCTGAATTAAGAACTGAAGAAGAGAAAGCAATGGAATTAATAGAATCACGGTGATATATgtaagaggaaagaagaaataagttGAGCAAATAAGTATTTTGAATGCCACTAATTAGGGTAGGCACTGAGGATATTTTGTGACACAAGATCTTTTATGGCATTCACAATTGGGAATGCAATACATGTCAGTTAGATAATAGTAGTAGCtttggctagtgtggctcagttggttgagcgttgtctcATGTaccaaaaaggttgctggtttgattcctggtcagggcacatgcccaggttgcgggttccatccctggtcggggtgagcacttgaggcaaccaatcgatatttctctctccctctcccttctctctctaaaatagatttaaaaaaataatggtggTATAAGATAGTATAAGAGAAGAAATTACTCTTGAATCATGGGCAGGAACAATCTCTGGCAACTTTATGGAGAAGGTTAGAGTTGAGTTTAATTAAGAGGTTacagtccagccgtgggcaaactacggcccgtttgaaatgaataaaactaaaaaaaaaaaaaagaccgtacccttttatgtaatgatgtttactttgaatttatattagttcatacaaacactccatccatgcttttgttccggccctccggtccagtttaagaacccattgtggccctcgagtcaaaaagtttgcccacccctggattacaCTATTAATATCAGCTGCTTTCTGTACAGGTCCTGTGAAGGTAGATTTAGACTTGAAGATGAGGGTCATATGAGAGAAGTGAAGGGAAGAACGAGATCCAGAGTAGGGGAGGGGTACCATAAGCTTCTTAGCCCTGTTACAGTATATCAACCACTCTTCTAATTAAACCTTTCTAGGGAAATAGTCTGAACTTTCAAGAGCTTTTGCCTATCTAGTTTCTAAACCTTGGATTCAGtcggaatcttttttttttttattttttttattagtgttcCTGGAGAACAATGGAAAGGACAATTTACCACAATCCAGAAAAAGTAaggccaatattttatttttaacttgtttgATTCAGGTTTAATAGGTTGTTTTGCTACTGTTTAAAACCTTTTAATTCGTGAATGTCTTAGAGATAAAATAATTAAGAGTTAGGGTACCCAAGGGATAAGCCATGTTTTGCATACGCGGTGGTCAAAGTGTTTTTCCAGTCGGTACTGTGAGCCTGTGTGAAAAGTCAGATATTTTCTCCTAGTTGTGTTTTAggaataacttttaaaactttatctGGATGCCCAGCAGTCTACTCTTTTGTGTTTTCTGGCACGCTAATGTGTGATATTACCAGGTGtacaaaaaaatcacataatgcATGTGATGCTCATAAagcttatattctttttttaaaagttatcctTCAATTTCCTCATGTCTTAGGactattcattctttaaaaagtcCTTTTCCAGGACACTACTTAACACAAACAATTGTAATTACAGTGGTCAGTGTTTGGGCTGTGGGAAAACCATAGAGTCTATTCACTTGAGTGCCGAAGAGTATGAATTCCTCAAGAGAAAAATCCTGAGCGATGTGATAGACGGAGGTGACCAATACAAAAAGACGACACCTCAGGTGAGTCTGGACCGGGTTCATTGCATTCTTGGTGTCTAGAGCAGGGGAtggcatttttttctctaaaaggaCAGATAGTAAGTACTTTCAGTTGTGTGGGTCATACAGTCCCTTTTGCAACTTTTCTACTCTGCTGTTGTAGTGAAAAtagccatagacaatacataaatgaatgagcatggctgtgtttcaGTAATAATTGTATTTATGAAAATGAGCAGtagactggatttttttttttttaatgcaaagagAAGCAGTGGACTGGATTTGGCTTGCTGGCCATAGTTGTCAGCCTTTAAGAGAGATTGCTTTAGAATTTCATGGAACAATTGGGTCAGACTATTATCCATCTATTGAAGTCAGTCCTATTTCATCTGGGCACAAGGTGCACTTAAGCCAAAAAGACGATGCTTAGTCTTTATCTAAGTGTTTCCAGAAAACTGTGTTCAGTAAACTCCCATGAAAGTATTATGGTTTCTCACAACTTTTTTAGTCAAGAGAGTTTAAGATAACAAAATTATCTCCCAAGTTTTCTTCGTATTGAATTTGATTCTCTGAATTATTTTCAATAGCTTTATTTTGCTAGTCTTCAGTACTTTATGCTGGTTTACCAAGATTAAGTGGAtgtaaaatgcttttattttggggaaaagcTGCCCATCATCTCattgaatgctttttcttcaaggtactaaataaaaacaagaagtgAAAATTATTCTACCTACCTACCTTGACTTAAAATGTCagatcatatatttttattgatttctaaaaggagggaagagggagagagagatagaaacatcagtgatgaatcattgatcagctgcctcctgcacaccccctactggggatggagcctgcaacccaggcatgtgccctgaatgggaatcaaaccatgacctcctggttcataggttgatgctcaaccactgagccacaccagccaggcataacATGTCAGATAATGCCCCTagatccgtggttggcaaactgcggcgcgcgagccacatgcggctctttggccccttgagttgtggctcttccacaaaataccacgtgtgggtgcgtacagtgcgattgaaacttcgtggcccatgcccagaagtcagttttcagcctgggcgagtctattttgaagaagtactgttgatatttggctctgttgactaatgagttgccgaccactgccctagattatATGAAAATCTTTAATCCTCAGAATAAAGTCAGTATCTGGTCCATAAaaacattatctccattttatggaatatttttcagcTGACTTTATTGATAAAATCATAGTTAACATTTATCAAGTGTTAAGTACTTtacattgattattttatttttttttataaaatatattttattgattttttacagcgaggaagggagtgggatagagagttagaaacatcgatcagctgcctcctaccgggggtgtgcccgcaaccaaggtacatgcccttgaccagaatcgaacctgggacccatcagtccgcaggtcgatgctctatctactgagccaaaccggttagggctacattgATTATTTTATATCTTAACCCTTACAACCACTCTATATGgaactattttatttctattttacagataaagtgaTTGAGAGTTTGGGAGATTAAATCTGCCAGAGGATACCTTGCTAATAAAATCTAGGTTTGACCCTAAAAACCGTTGTTACAATACTGCCTCTCATGGAATGAAAAGTTAGAGTGACAACTGTAACTGACAGCCAACTGGTTGTAGCAGCTCTTTAATGTCTTAGGAATTCCTACCACTAAAATATGAATTAaacagattttctttctcttatccAATATCTTTTGAGCACTTATGTGTATCTTGTGAAGTAGGTGTTTAGATTCAAGGTTGTATGAATTATGCTGTTTGCTACCAAAAACTTACCATTTCTGTTGTGGACTAATTGAATATTCTTCCCACCctccaaatttttatttagtaaaattttcaacctaaaggaaaatgaaaaaatagcacACTGAACATCTACCTACTCTTCATTTAGTTACCAGTTGTTTTTATGGCTTATAGactttctctctatatatgtgtttttatgaaccatttaaaaataagttatgttACTTTAAATGTTTCCGCAAATATTTTCTAAGAATAAGAAAATTCTATGTAATTAAATAGCATCACATTTAAGGACCTTACAATTAATTCAGTGTcatttaataaaaagtatatattcagATTTTCCCCATTGTCACCCCAAATTGTACTTTATAACTTTTCCATCTCTGATCCAGGACTCAGTCAAGGTTCACTCATTGCTTTTGGTTGTTATGTCTCTCTAAATCCATAATTGTCTTCTctgcctttgtttgtttttataacattGACTTTTCTGAAAAGTCTGGgtggtttatctttttttttttttaatatattttattgattttttacagagaggaagggagagagatagagagttagaaacatcgatgagagagaaacatcgatcagctgcctcctgcacaccccctactggggatgtgcctgcaaccaaggtacatgcccttgaccggaatcgaacctgggacccttcagtccgcaggctgatgctctatccactgagccaaaccagttagggcatgggTGGTTTATCTTGTACAGGGCTTTTCAAACTTTGCACCTACGAATCACTTGAAGACCTggttaaaatacaaattatgattCAGCTGTCTGAAGTGGGGCCTGAGATTGTGTATTTTGATAAGATTCCAGGTGATGTGTTTATGGTCTTTGGACCACATATTGAGAAGCAAGACTGTGtataattgtttattattttcttttcattaattcAGTATGAATGCACTAGATTATATGGATGATGTTCTGTTCTTCTTACTGACTCACAGCAGCCAAAAAATATCAAGTTGTGCTCACttttgctgatgttaaatttgatCACTATACAAGATGTCTGCATTGTAAAGGTACCTTTCTCCCTTTATAATTTccctttgtaattaaaaattaagtgaTCTGTGAAATAATACTTTAAgactagcccagccagtgtggctcagtggttgagtctcgACCCAGGAACtgggaggttgctggttcaattccccgtcagggcacattcctggattgcaggctcaatccccactaaggggtatgcaggaggcagccgattgatgaagtttctctctcatcgatgtttctatctctttattcctctctctctaaaatcaataaaaatatgtatatattttaaaaagactatgcAGATAGCTTGTCACCCATTAACTCTTCACTCAATGTTTTTAGAATCATGGAGATGCTCTCTACCTTTGGAGATAGCAAAGTGGTGactattttatttcctctgcaTTTATTAGCTGACATCATTCTATAAAAAGTTTTCCTTTCCCGTCTTTCTCCCCcacaccaattaaaaaaaaattaatctgtaTGGacatgaggatttttaaaaagtatatatttttattgatttcagagaggaagaaagagggagatagaaacatcaatgatgagaatcattgattggctgcctcctgcatgcctcacactggggatcgagaccccaacctgggcatgtaccctgactgggaatccaatcgtgacctcctggttcataggtcaactctcaaccactgagccatgccggctgggcaggattctatttttttttttttttaattaacggTGTTAGAATTCATTACCttcattattctttttgatgctcaaattgtccAAATTTGACCTGTGGGAGTTCTTTCAAGCAACTGTGACTTTTacatctctctcccccctcatcATTTTTTCCTCCCAATCAGTTTTTGAGCACTTCTGTGCTTTCTGGCACATGTcctaggccagctgtgggcaaactacggcccacgggccggatccggcccgtttgaaatgaataaaactaaaaaaaaaaaaaaagaccgtacccttttatgtaatgatgtttactttgaatttatattagttcacacaaacactccttccatgcttttgttttggccctccggtccagtttaagaacccattgtggccctcgagtcaaaaagtttgcccacccctgtcctaggctCTTACCTTGAAGTGCTTTTGCCCCAGTTGTGGAATCACTAATTGAATACTTTTCTTTACAttctcttttgtgttttattttttattgaatttattggggtgacatcctatctaataaaatagtaatatgcaaattaaccatcactccgtcactccatcacaaatatggcggcacccatagccacaagatggtggtgcccagtcccctcagccctgccgctgaagtgtccaggcctgttggccaggcaggtggtgggggaggcagggtggaggCCACTCCATCGCTGCTGGAGTGTCACCCGGCCGGGGGCGGCAGGGGCGAGCAGCGAGGCATGATCCGCCCACTCCAGCAGCTGATccagcctcgctgctccgccgcCAATGGAATGTCTGGAGGCAGCGGACATGGGAGCAGAgccgaggcagcggagaagggcgGGCTTTGCTCctttctctgcttcgctccagctgcaggaagccctattcttgcaggaatcttcctgcaatgggctctagttggttaataaagttatataggcttcaggtgtacaattctataatacatcatccagtatattgtgttgtgtattcaccatcccaagtcaagtctccttccatcatcatttattcccCTTTACCTCTTCTACCTTTCCtcatccccctttccctctggtaatcaccatatgtTTAACACTCTCAGTGGCTAAGCAttgccataatttttaaaaaaatgaatatcacTTTAATTCTGGATTAATAGAAGGAAAAGTTGTTACTGCTGTCAAAGACCTAGTAACTAGAGCAAATCTTCTCTTTGAAGAGTGTTATTCTGTAAGAGGAATTCCAGGCTCATGATTATGGTGAAATAAAAAAGAGTATTCATACACATAATTAACCGTAATTCACAAAGCAACTGAAGATATTCACAGATGGACTAAGACATTTTATGACAAgggaagttattttctttttctcttcaggCATCCTTCTTTCCTTCTGCAATTCCCCAATTCTGTATTCCATTTCTTGTCATCTGCCTTTCTTCTTTGAGGTATTAACATAATAGTAACCAATTCAATACTGTTTATTGAACGATTACCGTATGTCAGGTACTTCTAGGCCTTTTACACTCACAATAATCTAGCAATTGATACCACCATTTTGAAGATAAGGAAGGTCAGGCTAAGAAAGGTATCCACGGTTATAGAGCAGTGAATTGGGTCAGGGTTTTGTAGTATTGGTGAGGCAGAAGGGGCAGGGATTAATCCAGAGCACTTCTGGTGGGTTGAAGTAAAACCAACTCTTTTTCTGGGACTAGAGGGAAGGAATTAAGGATAGTGGATACATTAAA containing:
- the PRORP gene encoding mitochondrial ribonuclease P catalytic subunit, whose protein sequence is MTFCFTGIRSFPKLWKNNPYLGVVGPGHSYNFFFLKDCYGIRNQPKFFSLNTVSPQNTKAINLIAKARYRRKDEGSNKVSSEFPHLFAAGAAKKRSQMNPQSHDHALPPERNSIQLPTQPLNSEQWDKLKEDFKGRANFEDWIIARMITYNSSIDVAKSLLAWVAAKNNGIVSYNLLVRYLCLCVFHKQTSEVFDVYEILKARYKSLESSASTLLIRGLIHSDRWREALLLLEDIKKVMIPSKKNYGDCIQGALLHQDVNTAWNLFQELLDHDLIPMMETLKAFFDFGKDIKDDQYSKKLLDILLYLRNNQLYPGESFAHSIKTWFESVPGEQWKGQFTTIQKNGQCLGCGKTIESIHLSAEEYEFLKRKILSDVIDGGDQYKKTTPQELERFQNFVERCPPFDVVIDGLNVAKMFPKARESQVLLNVVSQLAKQNLRVLVLGRKHMTVQRARWRKDEMEKVQKQASCFFADNISEDDPFLLYATLHSGNHCKFITKDLLRDHKACLPDAKTQRLFFKWQQGHQLAIINRFPGSKITFQHIPSYDTVVQTTGDSWHIPYDEDLVERYSYEVPTKWLCLHRKT